The stretch of DNA ACGGGCAGGTGCACACCTCGCCCTGGTTGAGCGCGAACATCGTGAAGCCCTCGAGTGCCTTGTCACGGAAGTCGTCGTCCGCCGCCGAGACGTCGTCGAAGAAGATGTTCGGCGACTTGCCGCCGAGCTCCAGCGTGACCGGCTTGATGTTCTCCGCGGCGTACTGCATGATCAGCCGCCCCGTCGTCGTCTCGCCCGTGAACGCGACCTTGGCCACCCGCGGGCTGGAGGCGAGCGGCTTGCCCGCCTCCACACCGAATCCGTTGACGATGTTCAGCACCCCGGGCGGCAGCAGGTCGGAGACCAGGCTCATCCAGTAGTGGATCGAGGCCGGGGTCTGCTCGGCGGGCTTGAGCACCACCGCGTTGCCCGCGGCGAGCGCGGGTGCCAGCTTCCAGGTCGCCATGAGGATCGGGAAGTTCCACGGGATGATCTGCGCGACCACCCCGAGCGGCTCGTGGAAGTGGTACGCCACCGTGTCGTTGTCGATCTCCCCGAGCGAACCCTCCTGCGCCCTGATCGCGCCCGCGAAGTACCGGAAGTGGTCGATGGCCAGCGGGATGTCGGCCGCCAGCGTCTCGCGGACCGGCTTGCCGTTCTCCCAGCTCTCGGCGACCGCCAGGGACTCGAGGTTGGCCTCCATACGGTCGGCGATCTTCAGCAGGATGCCGGAGCGTTCGGTCACGGACGTGCGGCCCCAGCCCGGGGCGGCCGCGTGCGCCGCGTCCAGCGCTCGCTCGACGTCCTCCGCCGTTCCGCGCGCGATCTCCGTGAACGGCTGCCCGTTCACCGGCGACGGATTCTCGAAGTATCGTCCGCGGGCCGGCGGCACGTACTCGCCGCCGATGAAGTGGTCGTAGCGCGTCTGGTAGGAGACGATCGCGCCCTCGGTGCCGGGCGCCGCGTAACGGGTCATCCTGGTCTGCCTCCCTCAGCAGCGCTGCCCGCCGTTGGGCAGCTCTCGGCGCGAGGCTAGACATGCCGACGTTGCAAGGACGTTGCGCAGCCGGCCACCGCGGGCCGTGCAGGGCCGGAGACGTCAGCGGGGTGCCGCACGGGACCAGCCGGGCGGCGCCGCCAGCTCCGCCTCCAGCGCGGCGAGCCGGGCCCGGGCCGTCGCGCTGGAGGCGGAGCTGGCGACGAGGGCCCGCCACACGTCCAGGTCGTCCTCGCCCCACGGCGCGTGCGCCCAGTCGGCCAGCAGGCCGGGGTCGCGCCGGTCGATCAGCGCGCTCCGCATGCCGTCGGCGAGACGCTGCCGCAGCCGCACCACCGCGGGAGCCTGCGAGCCGGGCAGCAGTGGCCCGGAGTACGCCGCGGCGGCCGCCGCGACCGCCCCCGTCTCCAGCCGGTGCTGGACGACCGCCATGTCCGAGCCGACCGGCACGGACAGCCGGTAAGGGCGAGAGGAGAGCAGCCCCGGACCGAGGACCCTGCGCAGCCGGGCCAGTTCGGCCCGCAGCGTCACCGGTGTCACCGACTCGTCCTCGTACAGCGCGCACAGCAGCTCGTCCCCGGTCAGACCCTCCGGGTGACGGGCCAGCAGCACCAGGATCTCGCTGTGCCGACGGCTCAGCCGGACACCGCGACCGCCGACCACCAGCCGGGCCTCGTCCCGTCCGAGCGCGGTCAGCTCGGCCGCGTCGGCGACGGGCCGGCGCGGGGCGAGCAGCGCCAGTTCGGACTCGGCGGCCCGCGCCACCGCTCGCACGAAACCGAGGCTGTGCGGGTGGGCGAGCCCGTCCCCACCGGTGATGTCCACCGCTCCGAGCACCTGTCCCGTGCGCGGATCGTGCACCGGGGCCGCCGCGCACGTCCAGGGCTGGACACGCCGGATGAAGTGCTCGGCCGCGAACACCTGTACCGGGCGGTCCAGGGCGACCGCCGTGCCCGGCGCGTTCGTCCCGACGGCGGACTCCGACCAGCGCGCGCCCGGCACGAAGTTCATCCGGTCCGCCTTGCGGCGTGTCTCCGGATGCCCCTCCACCCACAGCAGTCTGCCGTGCGTGTCGCACACCGCGAGCAGATGCTCCCCGTCGGCGGCGAACGTGCCCAGCAACTCCCGGAACAGTGGCATCACCGGCGCCAGTGGATGCTCCGCCCGGTAGGTGCCGAGGTCGCTGTCGGCGAGTTCCACGCTCGCGGTGCCGTCCGGCCCGACACCCGCCCGCGCGGACCGCCGCCACGAGTCGGCCACCACCGGACGCACCGGGCGCGGCACCGCGCCCACCGCGGTGAACGTCTCGTGTGCCCGGCGCAGGGCCCGAACACGCTCGGCAGGGTCGGCTCCCGGCTCCAGGGCCACCCACGGATCGGTCAATGCGGCCTCCCCGGACGGCGATGCGGCTGGGGACATCGTCACTCCCGGCGCGCCCCCGGACAACCTCTTCGCCCGGGCTCGCCGTCAGGCGAAGTTCACCAGTCTGATGTAACGCACCCAGTCCCAGCTGGGCCCGGGATCGGTGTGGTCCGTGCCCGGTACTTCATAGTGCCCGATGATGTGCGCGCGGTCCTTGGGGATGCGGTATCTGTCGCAGATCGCCGCGGTGAGTCTGGCCGACTCCTCGTACAGGGCGTTGGTGAAGTAGGCGGGCTCGTCCACCCAGCCCTCGTGCTCGATGCCGATGCTGCGGGTGTTGTAGTCCCAGTTCCCGGCGTGCCAGGCGACGTCCGACTCGAGGACGCACTGCGCGACGTGTCCGTCGGCGGACCGGACGACATAGTGCGCGGACACCTCCTTCTTCGGGTTCTGGAAGATCGCCAGGGTGCTGGCGTAGGTCTCCTGGGTGACGTGGATGACCACGCGGTCCACCGAGTAGCTCATGGGCCGACGGGACGCCGTGTAGTTGGAGTTGCTCGCCGGCTGCCACTCGGCCTCCGGGTAGTCCACTGCCCGGGGTCGCGCGCTGGCTTGCGCGGCGGGAAGCAGGGCGTAGGGGACGGCGGCCAGAGCGGCACCCTTGAGCAGATTTCGTCGGCTGGTGAGAGGTCGTGCCCGTTCCATGGGCGGTGGCCTTTCTGTGGGGGAGTGGTGGTGCGGGTGTCCGTGGGGAGGTGGTGCGGGAGGTCGCTGGGTGGGGTGGTCGTGCGGTCCGCGGTGAGTCTCGCTCACCGACGGCCGCTCCTTGCGGAGCTGGGCCACGCACGGAGTTGGTGTCACACGGATCGGCCAACGGGGACGCGTCGGTCCGGGTGGCCGGGTGGCCGGGTGGCCGACTGGCTGGGGTGGCCTGGGTCCGGCCTGCCGAACCCGCGTTCGCGCACGAGTCACTTCACCGCGGCGACCCGGGATATCCGGACCGCGTCCACCGGCCGGTGTGCGGCGCCGGCGGACAGGACGCGCGTGTCCGGGACAGCTCGTGTTTCCCCCGTCATGTGAACCCCTTCGTCCACCTGAGATCCGCGGTCGACCCGACTCGACGGCGGCACCTCGCGTGAATCACGTTACGGGGCTTGCGGGTTGGGCAGAAGAGCCCGGCGAGGTTCGGTGGACGCCCGGGGAAATGTGGAAAACTCCGCCACTCGATCCGGTGAAGCAGGCCTGCGGTCAGGCGCGTTCGGCCACCGCCGCCGGGTCGTCGAGGACGGCCCGCACCACCGCGTGCGCGGCACCCAGCAGCGGCCCCTCGGGGCCCAGCCGGGACACGGACACCGGACAGGCGGGCCCCGCGGTCCGGCTCGCCAACTCGGCCTCCAGGGAGGGCAGCAGCCAGGGCGCGAGTGCGGCCAGGGCACCGCCCAGCACGACGCTCCGGGGGTCGAGCAGATTGACGGCCCCGGTCAGCGCGACGCCCAGCGCCCTGCCGGCGTCGCGCAGGGCCCGGCGCACGTCCTCGTCGCCGTCGGCTGCGCGGGTGGCGAGCAGCCCTACCCGGCCTTCGCCCGGTTCCAGGCCGGCCGCCCGCAGTACGGCTTCCTCTCCCGCATACTGTTCCAGGCAGCCGCGCCCGCCGCAGGGACAGGCGGGCCCCTCCGGTTCGACCGGCACATGCCCCAGCTCGCCCGCGAAACCGCGCGTCCCGCGCAGCAGCCGCCCGTCGACCACCACGGCGGCACCGATACCGATCTCCGCCGACACGTGCAGGAAGTCACGCGGAGTGTCCTCGCCGAGCCAGAGTTCCGCGAGCCCGCCGAAGTTCGCCTCGTTGTCCACCGTCAGGGGCAGGCCGGGCGGCAGCAGGGCGCCGAGATCGGTGTCGTTCCAGTCGAGGTTGGGAGCCCGCACGACCGTACGGCCGTCCCGTGCGATCAGTCCGGGCACGGCGACCGAGAGTCCCGCGGGCCACAGGTCCTGCCGCTCGGCCTCGGCGACGACCTGTCGTATCAGCGCGGTGAGTTCGCGCGTCACCGGTTCGGGCGAGCGGCCGCGGTTGGTTCCGTGGCGAACCGCCCGTGCCCGTACCTGGCCGCGCAGGTCGACCACGCAGGCCGCGAGGTGGTCGACCCCGACCTCCGCGCCGACCCCGGCCGGGCCGTGGCCGCTGACGGCCAGCGCCGAACCGGGGCGGCCCACCCGGCCGGGCCGTTCGGGTCCCAGCTCTTCCAGCAGCCCGGTCCGGACCAGTTCGTCGACGAGGGTCGACACCGCGGCACGGGTCAGTCCGATGCGTGAGGCGACCGCCGCCCGCGACAGCTGCCCCTCGGCGCGGACGGTGTGCATGACCCGGGCGAGGTTGCGGCGGCGCATGCCCTGCTGGGTGTCGGGCAGCGCGCGCCCCGGACCGGCCGGGCGGGTCTCGTGCAGCGGTGCGGTCATGCCTCCGTCGTCCTTGGTCGGTGTCCGCCGGCGAATCCGCGCCGAGCGGTGCGATGCGGGCGGACGGCCGTCGGACGGCCGTCCGTCGGCAGGCGTCCGTCAGGGGGTCCGCGTCCCGCGCTCCAGGAGCGGTGCCGCATCGGAGAGTACCCCGGAGATCCTGTTCAAGGTCGCCTCGTCGCGGTCCACCGCCTCCAGCACCGGGCCGTCGGCCGTCCGCCAGCGACGGGCGACCGCGGCCGGGTCCTCGCCGGTGAGCAGCCCCGCGGCCTGGGCCGCGGCGCCCAGCGCGACCAGCTCTCGGGCCTCGGGGATCAGCACGGGCCGCCCGGACAGGCGCCGTACGGTCTGCTGCCAGGCCGTGCCCCGGGCGCCGCCGCCGATCAGCAGCAGCGGGGTGGTGCGGTCGGCGTCCTGGTCGAGCACCAGGTCCAGGGCGCCGAGCAGGGCGTGCACGGCGCCGTCGTAGGCGGCCTGGAGCAGCTGTCCGGCCGTGGTGTCGTGGCGCAGTCCGTGCAGCAGCCCGGAGGCGTTCGGCAGGTTCGGAGTGCGTTCGCCGTCCAGGTAGGGGAGCAGGGTGACGGACGTACCCGGCTCCACGGCCTCGCGGTCCAGGCCGAGCAGGGCGGCGACCCGGTCGACGGCGAGCGTGCAGTTGAGGGTGCAGGCCAGCGGCAGCCAGTCGCCGCGCGCGTCGGCGAAACCCGCCACCGTTCCCGACGGGTCGGCGGTCCGGTGGCGCGACACCGCGTACACCGTGCCGGAGGTGCCGAGACTCAGCACCGGGGTTCCCGGCCGCAGTCCGAGGCCCAGCGCGGCGGCGGCGTTGTCACCGGTGCCGGCCGCCACCAGCGTGCCCTTGGAGAACGGCAGGTCGTGGCTGTCGCGCACGGTCCCCGCCACCTCGCCGGGGCGCACCACCCGGGGCAGCAGCGCCGGATCGAGCCCCACAAGGGCGAGGATCTCCTCGTCGTAGGCCTCGGTCGTGGACGCCCACCAGCCCGTACCTGAGGCGTCTCCCCGGTCGGTCGTGCCCTCGCCCGTCAGATGCTGGGTGAGGTAGTCGTGCGGCAGGCGGACCGCCGCCGTCGAGCGCGCCGCCTCCGGCTCGTGCTCGGCCAGCCAGGCCCACTTCGTGACCGTGAAGGAGGCTCCCGGCACGCTGCCCGTGCGCTCCGCCCAGGCCTTCGAACCGCCCAGCTCCTCGACGAGACGGCGGGCCTGCGGGGCCGAGCGCACGTCGTTCCACAGCAGGGCCGGCCGTACCGGGGCGCCCTGCGCGTCCAGGGTCACGAGTCCGTGCTGCTGGCCGGCGATCGACACGGCGGCGGCCTCGTGGGCCGCCTCCCCGCACTGGTGCAGCGCCTCGCACAGCGCGTCCCACCACTGGCGTGGGTCGCTCTCGCGGCCGTCACCGGACGAGACGGTGTGCGGCGCCTGCCCGCTCGCCACGACCTGCCCGGTGGCCGCGTCGACGACGAGCACCTTGGTGGACTGCGTGGACGAGTCCACACCGACGACGAGCGGACCCTCGGCTGCTGACATCGGCTCTCCCTCTTTCCGCGGCTCGCGCGATCTGACCTGCGGTTCTCATGGTGTACACGGCCCGGCGACGCGGGTGCCGTCCCGGTCGGGGCCCTCTGTTCCCTTCCCAGGGATGCGTCGGCATACTAATTTGTAAATCGCCATGACGAAATAGTCGCAAGCGAGCAAGGAGCCGCGGCATGAGCTACCAGCCCACCCCCGAGGACAGGTTCACCTTCGGCCTGTGGACCGTCGGCTGGCAGGGACGGGACCCGTTCGGCGACGCCACGCGCCGCGCCCTCGACCCGGTCGAGACGGTGCAGCGCCTGGCCGAACTCGGCGCACACGGCGTGACCTTCCACGACGACGACCTGATCCCCTTCGGGGCCTCCGACACCGAGCGCGAGTCGCACATCAAGCGCTTCCGGCAGGCACTCGACGCGACCGGCATGACCGTGCCGATGGCGACCACGAACCTCTTCACCCACCCCGTCTTCAAGGACGGCGCGTTCACGGCCAACGACCGCGACGTGCGCCGCTACGCGCTGCGCAAGACGATCCGCAACGTCGACCTGGCCGTCGAACTGGGCGCGAAGACGTACGTGGCCTGGGGCGGCCGAGAGGGCGCCGAGTCCGGCGCCGCCAAGGACGTGCGGGCCGCTCTGGACCGTATGAAGGAGGCATTCGACCTCCTCGGCGAGTACGTCACCTCCCAGGGCTA from Streptomyces sp. 6-11-2 encodes:
- a CDS encoding aldehyde dehydrogenase family protein; its protein translation is MTRYAAPGTEGAIVSYQTRYDHFIGGEYVPPARGRYFENPSPVNGQPFTEIARGTAEDVERALDAAHAAAPGWGRTSVTERSGILLKIADRMEANLESLAVAESWENGKPVRETLAADIPLAIDHFRYFAGAIRAQEGSLGEIDNDTVAYHFHEPLGVVAQIIPWNFPILMATWKLAPALAAGNAVVLKPAEQTPASIHYWMSLVSDLLPPGVLNIVNGFGVEAGKPLASSPRVAKVAFTGETTTGRLIMQYAAENIKPVTLELGGKSPNIFFDDVSAADDDFRDKALEGFTMFALNQGEVCTCPSRALIQRGHYAEFVEAAVARTKLITTGHPLDTDTMIGAQASNDQLEKILSYLDIGRQEGARVLTGGERIQHDGELKGGYYVQPTIFEGDNRMRIFQEEIFGPVVSVTSFDDFDDAIKIANDTLYGLGAGVWTRDNGTAYRAGRAIQAGRVWTNCYHAYPAHSAFGGYKQSGIGRETHKMMLDHYQQTKNLLVSYSAQKLGFF
- a CDS encoding GAF domain-containing protein — encoded protein: MSPAASPSGEAALTDPWVALEPGADPAERVRALRRAHETFTAVGAVPRPVRPVVADSWRRSARAGVGPDGTASVELADSDLGTYRAEHPLAPVMPLFRELLGTFAADGEHLLAVCDTHGRLLWVEGHPETRRKADRMNFVPGARWSESAVGTNAPGTAVALDRPVQVFAAEHFIRRVQPWTCAAAPVHDPRTGQVLGAVDITGGDGLAHPHSLGFVRAVARAAESELALLAPRRPVADAAELTALGRDEARLVVGGRGVRLSRRHSEILVLLARHPEGLTGDELLCALYEDESVTPVTLRAELARLRRVLGPGLLSSRPYRLSVPVGSDMAVVQHRLETGAVAAAAAAYSGPLLPGSQAPAVVRLRQRLADGMRSALIDRRDPGLLADWAHAPWGEDDLDVWRALVASSASSATARARLAALEAELAAPPGWSRAAPR
- a CDS encoding N-acetylmuramoyl-L-alanine amidase — its product is MERARPLTSRRNLLKGAALAAVPYALLPAAQASARPRAVDYPEAEWQPASNSNYTASRRPMSYSVDRVVIHVTQETYASTLAIFQNPKKEVSAHYVVRSADGHVAQCVLESDVAWHAGNWDYNTRSIGIEHEGWVDEPAYFTNALYEESARLTAAICDRYRIPKDRAHIIGHYEVPGTDHTDPGPSWDWVRYIRLVNFA
- a CDS encoding ROK family transcriptional regulator, producing MTAPLHETRPAGPGRALPDTQQGMRRRNLARVMHTVRAEGQLSRAAVASRIGLTRAAVSTLVDELVRTGLLEELGPERPGRVGRPGSALAVSGHGPAGVGAEVGVDHLAACVVDLRGQVRARAVRHGTNRGRSPEPVTRELTALIRQVVAEAERQDLWPAGLSVAVPGLIARDGRTVVRAPNLDWNDTDLGALLPPGLPLTVDNEANFGGLAELWLGEDTPRDFLHVSAEIGIGAAVVVDGRLLRGTRGFAGELGHVPVEPEGPACPCGGRGCLEQYAGEEAVLRAAGLEPGEGRVGLLATRAADGDEDVRRALRDAGRALGVALTGAVNLLDPRSVVLGGALAALAPWLLPSLEAELASRTAGPACPVSVSRLGPEGPLLGAAHAVVRAVLDDPAAVAERA
- the xylB gene encoding xylulokinase — encoded protein: MSAAEGPLVVGVDSSTQSTKVLVVDAATGQVVASGQAPHTVSSGDGRESDPRQWWDALCEALHQCGEAAHEAAAVSIAGQQHGLVTLDAQGAPVRPALLWNDVRSAPQARRLVEELGGSKAWAERTGSVPGASFTVTKWAWLAEHEPEAARSTAAVRLPHDYLTQHLTGEGTTDRGDASGTGWWASTTEAYDEEILALVGLDPALLPRVVRPGEVAGTVRDSHDLPFSKGTLVAAGTGDNAAAALGLGLRPGTPVLSLGTSGTVYAVSRHRTADPSGTVAGFADARGDWLPLACTLNCTLAVDRVAALLGLDREAVEPGTSVTLLPYLDGERTPNLPNASGLLHGLRHDTTAGQLLQAAYDGAVHALLGALDLVLDQDADRTTPLLLIGGGARGTAWQQTVRRLSGRPVLIPEARELVALGAAAQAAGLLTGEDPAAVARRWRTADGPVLEAVDRDEATLNRISGVLSDAAPLLERGTRTP